One part of the Salinivirga cyanobacteriivorans genome encodes these proteins:
- a CDS encoding transglutaminase-like domain-containing protein: MDNELLYLLKLMDDPSKEVFNAVESKVIDLGRDVIPDLERYWEKTANTLVQGRIENLLQKINFNYLKGQLRGWIPNSDYNAIYGSYLVSLLQYPDIDFEDISTLFEEVKRDLWLEMNPQLTALEKVRVINHILFQVHKFQGSRSNPTSPQHFFINNLLDTKRGNQYSLMMLYVSLAQAIDLPVYGVQLPHNYLLAYHDEALAKYTGKDKSGILFYINPYNSGAIFGKKELTQMLKQNKIEPRKQFYELADNVFLIAQVYRALLITFQNLGYTEKVERIEELLRFIAAEQSSHNKRSK; the protein is encoded by the coding sequence ATGGATAACGAGCTATTGTATTTACTGAAGTTAATGGATGATCCCAGTAAGGAGGTTTTTAATGCGGTTGAATCAAAAGTAATTGATTTGGGACGCGATGTAATACCAGATCTTGAAAGGTATTGGGAAAAAACAGCGAATACATTAGTACAGGGTAGGATAGAAAATTTACTGCAGAAAATAAATTTTAATTATCTGAAAGGTCAGTTAAGGGGTTGGATCCCAAATAGTGATTATAACGCTATTTACGGATCCTACCTTGTTTCCTTACTTCAGTATCCCGATATTGATTTTGAAGATATCTCAACCTTATTTGAAGAGGTTAAAAGAGATCTTTGGCTTGAGATGAATCCTCAACTTACAGCGCTCGAGAAAGTAAGGGTCATTAATCACATATTATTCCAGGTACATAAATTTCAGGGTAGCCGAAGCAATCCAACAAGCCCGCAGCATTTCTTTATTAATAATTTGCTCGACACAAAGCGGGGAAATCAATATTCACTGATGATGCTTTATGTTTCGCTCGCCCAGGCAATAGATTTGCCTGTTTATGGTGTCCAGCTGCCCCATAATTATTTGCTGGCCTATCATGATGAAGCGCTTGCAAAATACACCGGAAAAGATAAAAGCGGAATTCTGTTTTACATTAATCCTTATAATAGCGGAGCAATATTTGGAAAAAAAGAACTTACCCAAATGCTTAAACAGAATAAAATTGAACCGCGCAAACAGTTTTATGAACTTGCTGATAATGTTTTTCTAATAGCGCAGGTATATAGAGCTTTATTAATAACCTTCCAGAACCTGGGCTACACTGAGAAAGTGGAGCGAATTGAAGAGCTTTTACGTTTTATTGCGGCTGAACAAAGCAGCCATAATAAACGTAGTAAATGA
- a CDS encoding HD family phosphohydrolase, protein MKRISILFRRHRENLFRFFLFIITVAILVFLLPTERKFGFEYRKGAPWMHEDLIAPFDFAIQKNPDVIEKQKDSIQQRANVFYRFRDEAFMQLDSTFNQSTEKAFNRFVDTTNLTSNQKNDLNFYLDSLRLVYSDIMHKGVIDTVLIHEGAPDKDITLLRNNVAHTFEEILPLPEKAAALLRKKINSFNLEQEKLRAFFTKLNVGQYVKPTAVYDKQTTADNLESLTKSLSTTSGMIQRGQRIISRGELITSDTYQIIESLRMEYESTQGIGRVKDWLIAGKIIVISLAIGVLFLFLIYFRREVLQHRVKSYFIVFLLLLMVLAAGITSNADNINIYVVPIAIMPIIIQIFYDPRLAIFVHMVTIVIIGFIVPNPFKFVFIQFVVGVVAILSLRNMHRRQQIFFAALAVFTTYSLVYLGLGMMQEGDITKIDPMQFAWFAGNSMLVLWTYPLIYLFEKMFGFLSDVTLMEMADTNHPLLRKLNEKAPGTFQHSMQVANLAEAVVRRIGGNPSLVRTGALYHDIGKMKNPEYFIENQVPNRNPHDKHTFEESANIIINHVKDGIKMARQYNLPKPVVDFIRTHHGDGLVQYFYRSHVNQFPEEIVDESRFRYPGPTPFSKETGVVMMADSVEAASRSLKTMNEETIDNLVDNIISYIINENQLDDADITFKDINIAKSIFKEKLKNIYHARIEYPAENNNTNNQKS, encoded by the coding sequence ATGAAACGTATATCTATTCTATTCAGAAGGCATAGAGAAAATTTGTTCCGCTTTTTTCTATTTATTATTACGGTAGCAATATTGGTCTTTCTGTTACCGACAGAACGAAAATTCGGATTCGAATATCGCAAGGGAGCGCCCTGGATGCACGAGGATTTGATCGCACCATTTGATTTTGCTATACAGAAAAATCCCGACGTAATAGAAAAACAAAAAGATAGTATACAGCAACGTGCTAATGTTTTTTACCGTTTCAGGGACGAAGCATTCATGCAACTCGATTCAACTTTTAACCAGAGTACAGAAAAAGCATTTAACCGTTTTGTCGATACAACAAACCTGACCAGCAATCAAAAGAATGATCTTAATTTTTATCTCGATAGTTTAAGGTTAGTATATTCTGATATCATGCATAAAGGGGTAATTGATACGGTTCTTATTCACGAAGGTGCTCCGGATAAAGATATTACCCTGTTGCGCAATAATGTGGCACATACTTTTGAGGAAATTTTACCGCTACCTGAAAAAGCCGCAGCATTACTGCGGAAAAAGATAAATAGCTTTAACCTGGAACAGGAGAAACTCAGAGCCTTTTTTACCAAATTGAATGTAGGACAGTATGTTAAACCAACAGCAGTGTATGATAAACAAACCACTGCCGACAATTTAGAAAGCCTTACCAAATCACTCTCAACAACCTCGGGCATGATTCAGCGGGGGCAGCGAATTATAAGCCGTGGAGAACTTATTACCAGCGATACCTATCAGATAATTGAATCGCTTCGCATGGAGTATGAATCTACCCAGGGTATAGGAAGAGTTAAGGATTGGCTTATTGCCGGAAAAATAATTGTGATTTCTTTAGCCATAGGTGTGCTTTTCCTGTTTTTGATTTATTTCAGACGCGAAGTGCTCCAACACCGTGTGAAGTCTTATTTTATTGTTTTTTTATTGCTTTTAATGGTTTTGGCTGCCGGTATAACTTCCAATGCCGATAATATTAATATTTATGTGGTGCCCATTGCCATAATGCCCATCATTATTCAAATTTTCTATGATCCTCGCTTGGCCATATTTGTTCATATGGTTACCATTGTAATTATAGGTTTTATTGTACCCAATCCATTTAAATTCGTTTTTATTCAATTTGTTGTAGGTGTGGTTGCCATTCTGAGTTTAAGAAATATGCACAGGCGCCAGCAAATATTCTTTGCTGCTCTTGCTGTTTTTACAACATACAGTTTGGTATACCTGGGTCTGGGTATGATGCAGGAAGGCGATATCACAAAGATTGATCCGATGCAATTTGCATGGTTTGCAGGCAACAGTATGTTGGTACTTTGGACTTACCCTTTGATATACCTGTTCGAAAAAATGTTTGGTTTTTTATCAGATGTCACCCTTATGGAGATGGCAGATACAAATCACCCATTACTCAGGAAACTCAACGAGAAGGCACCTGGCACATTTCAGCACTCTATGCAGGTTGCAAATCTTGCCGAAGCAGTAGTGAGGCGTATTGGAGGCAACCCTTCACTAGTGCGCACTGGGGCACTTTACCACGATATTGGGAAAATGAAAAACCCGGAGTATTTTATTGAAAACCAGGTTCCAAATCGTAATCCGCATGATAAACATACTTTTGAAGAAAGTGCAAATATTATAATAAATCATGTGAAAGATGGTATTAAAATGGCCCGGCAATATAATTTACCAAAACCGGTGGTTGATTTTATTCGGACACACCATGGTGATGGGCTGGTACAGTATTTTTACCGTTCTCATGTGAATCAGTTTCCCGAAGAGATTGTGGATGAGTCCAGATTCCGGTATCCGGGGCCAACTCCATTTTCAAAGGAGACCGGAGTGGTTATGATGGCTGATTCTGTTGAGGCTGCTTCACGAAGCCTCAAAACGATGAATGAAGAAACTATTGATAACCTGGTAGATAATATTATCAGTTACATCATAAATGAGAATCAGCTGGATGATGCTGATATTACTTTTAAGGATATTAATATTGCAAAAAGTATTTTTAAAGAAAAACTTAAAAATATTTATCACGCACGCATAGAGTATCCTGCAGAAAATAACAATACCAATAATCAAAAATCTTAA